CACACCTTCAGTTGCTAGTTAACCCATAGCTGGGGGCTGGTTCGTGGGCATCAGGGCGTATCCACACATGGGTGGCCCTGCGTGTCGCACGTCTGGGGGCCAGACCTCCTCCGAGTCTCTGTAGTTTTGCCTGGGGCCGCAAAGGTACCCAGTTGCCCGTGCATCGCCACGAGGAGGCACTACATGGGGCTTGATAGGTGAGAGGctatgtactggcaggagaggcTAGCTTATGCactctgctctcttttcgcggTGCAGTAATTAGCATTGCTAGCGGAACTGAAAGCGAGAGTTGGCAAGCATTCAGACGCATCATCTTACCGTCTTTGACGCACTTTTCTTGTTCTGTTAGGCATCTATATGATGTTTTGCTTAGAATAATTTTTTCAGTCAGGTGATAACTAGATTTCGTTTTGATACCTTTGCCAGTGAGGTTTTTCCACATGATACTTATATCATCATTACAACTTTTGACCCAAAGGTTTAATTTTTCATGCTCAAAAAGCGCTGAGCAATTTGCATTGGCATAGCTCTTGTTGCATTAAACAAATGCAACAATCTTCCAATAGCATCGTCAAACATAAAAGAGGAACATCCACAAAACGGACCCCAATCATGAACAGCTCCTGGCAAATGTATCAAAATTTGGACATTGTACGACACATGAAAGACACCATACAAACGAGGCACCTGCAGTACAAAAGTAATGAGCCAACGCTTGGTGGTGTTAATGTCCTCTGTGGAAACAGTTTTTTGCAACAACAAGTGAATGGAAGTTGGAACACACAATTAAACAACATCCAGTGTTTCCAGAGTCGTGTTGGCAGAACTCCCTTCGGGAGAACAGGGGAGAGAAGCAACAACCATGCTCTCCATTCGCATGCTTTTCAGTGCACACTGAGCATCAATAAGGACACTGATGTGCAGCTTCACGGTGATCTACAGATAGAACTAGTTTCTCAGCTCCCCTctgttcttttttgttgttgtctttttatattaaatttagtcaagttttgactaaatattttaacatcgagggggaatcgaaacgagggtatggtgtatgtgcgtgtgtctgtgtgtgtgtgtgtgtgtgtagagcgattcagactaaactactggaccgatctttatgaaatttgacatgagagttcctgggtatgaaatccccatacgtttttttcatttttttgataaatgtctttgatgacgtcatatccggcttttcgtgaaagttgaggcggcactgtcacgccctcatttttcaaccaaattggttgaaattttggtcaagtaatcttcgacgaagcccggggttcggtattgcatttcagcttggtggcttaaaaattaattaatgactttggtcattaaaaatctgaaaattgtaaaaaaaaataaaaatttataaaacgatccaaatttacgtttatcttattctccatcatttgctgattccaaattacttgaccaaaatttcaaccaatttggttgaaaaatgagggcgtgacagtgccgcctcaactttcacgaaaagccggatatgacgtcatcaaagacatttataaaaaaaatgaaaatttttttcggggatttcatacccaggaactctcatgtcaaatttcataaagatcggtccagtagtttagtctgaatcgctctacacacacacacacacgcacgcacacacgcacatacaccacgaccctcgtttcgattccccctcgatgttaaaatatttagtcaaaacttgactaaatataaaaacaaccaaacgcaaatgtactactacttctacgactcgtttgaatgtaaaacagaaatgtaacactatctgtgacaatgacggttctacgactcgtttgaaggacagtatagatcgaaccttaacccacaactacgacaatttgtgtcagacttttttgaacaggaaaatatgcctctgttcaacagtaaccaaaacatggaagatgtttttgaaactttacagaaatgtaacactagcctatctgtgacaatgttgcttttgaatagaacccacatttgttgaacaggagagaatgttcctgttcaacagtgcccaaaacacttaatctgacgtttttgaatcttttctgtcatctaactgaatctgacgtttttgaatcttttctgtcatctaacccaattgctcatgacttcatcgatcttgaacatcaTGCCAATTTtttaaagaaagacagacaaaagcgaaatctgcatgttagcctgccatctgcctgaaatggtcaatgcacttttgtaaaattgtcacagctgttaggcctaaaaaaaaaataggtgtggttacggtaacccgacctaccctatttttagggcccgatcctataactttttattacatttgtcaaaaaaaaaacaaaaaaaaaccgagtgcaaaaaacgcaatgaaagcgaaagcgcccgtgtcgcacacttatttccctgtcaagtaccgtactttccgggtcataaggcgcgacttttttcctcgagttcgacccctgcgtcttgtataacgaagcgcctaatccgtgtatgaaatacgaaaaaaatcaaagagaccgcttgagtaccagtcaaacaacttgtgataatgcatgtttcagctactaggtactgccctgcctttgatctggccgcacacacagatttccactctgttaaactcggtcactgaccggtcactgacctcgatgcaggaagtgtttcctctctcagatatgacaggggaaccacctctcatggcaaaaactgggtcattgacccctgggaagaaggtcgtgtcttttaacaaggccacccagctatcacaatgcctttggtcactgaccccgatgcaggaagtgtttcctctctcagatatgacaggggaaccacctctcatggcaaaaactgggtcattttggtgcgccctattggccccctgcgtccaatgggtgactggattacaatttttttttttaaaagaagggggtgcgtcttagataacaaagcgccttgtcacccggaaagtacggtaggtttaatttgtacacattagaaaaaaaagttttaaaaaaaaaaagagtgattgcctacctacctaccctattttgtttggctatgttaccgtaaccacacctattttttttttggccttatgcacttttgtgaaatggtcagtgctgttgtgcacttatgcaaaacttggtgctgtgctgtacttaacatttgaacaaaatgcattttgttcaaatgtttagtgcaacttgctactatataatcgctgtatgcgctttgtggtaataatacactgttgtgaaaagtttgccctaaatgttggcactatgcatcattgttggagcaccctcctgtagatgcaccatgctgaaaaatgtacttatgaatcaagcattgactgaaataaacaatttatatatccagcacaacatgcaattcattaacttttgaccctaacctttaacacttcccaaaataaatctttggtggacattgcatcgacgctgttcattttgaatgaacatttttcttgttgtcattgtcattgtcattgtctctctctctctggtgagAGTTGAGCAGACGACAGCCAACACCAAGGGAAACTACTCCAATCAGCGGAAGTCCAGACATTGCAACTTCCGGTTATGGCAGACGAACACCTCATGCGAAGCAGATGACAGCTGGTTTTAAGTAGTTTTCATTGAACTGCCTTTGCCTTACTGTACGTTTGGCCGTTAGAAGTTGCTCACAATGACAGATTACGCCGAGGAACAGAGAAACGAGATCGAGGCCTTGGAATCCATCTACCCAGACGAAATAGAAAGTAAGATCTGACATGAACCTGTTTTTTTTGCCGAAAGTTGCTGACAACcaaacgtcgatttgtgttttCCATTCACAGAATAATTGCGCGTACAGTACACAACAGTTAGCTTGAACATGTTTGGAATATAACATGATGACCAATAAGTGTCTACATTTGACATGTTCTTTCGTAGACAATACAAACAAAGTAGAAATGTTCAAATTTGAGAAGTTGTGTATTATATCAAGGTTGTTTTTGAACGGATCTGCTAAAATTTGgcagttgtgacattttttcgTTTGCAAATAATACAAAATATTTGTACTGAACTTCACAGCTCGATGTGTATGATCAAACTCCTGCTGAATACTAGAATGGAACTAAGTTTAAACAGTTGAATGCaagatatttatttttattactTGCTTAATAATGTATTTAATTATTTGTTTACTTTAATGATGCTTATGGAAGTTATTCTACATTTTTTTCCAGTTTTGCAGGATTCCCCACATTATGTATTCACAATGAAAGTGGCATCACAAGATTCAGAAGACCCAATAGACCCAGAGCACGCTGACGAAACTCCAGAAAAAGGTATAGACAATAATTATCATTGTTAATTTTTTGACTGCATCCTGCACCACAGGCACGTAAAATAATTTTCAGTCGGCGCATTAAAATGGAAACAGTGTGCCTGCAGGCACCTCATTCTAATCGCAGTGGAATACACCCTTTAAGACACCAcccacccattttaagacctctacCGTTTTAAGACCCTAGTTGTTCACATTTTTTGTTCATAGCTAAggtgtacctccattttaagactcgacCCATACCGTTTCAAGACTTGCTTATAGTCAACTTTTGGGGACACCATGAAAGGTGGTCCATAGCACTTTACAAATGAGTTCTGCAGCTGAAAATGTGTTTGGTCAGTATCACTATCAGCTTAGAGTCAGATGGAAGGAATATGACTCAATTATACATCATCACATAAAATGGGAGACATACTGATTTCTATACAACCAGAAGTGTTTATGCTTTTGAGGTATGAAGCTTGAACTGTGAGCATCACTGCCCGCTATACAATGTTCATGTTTTGGAGGTATGAACCTTCAAGCTGACAAtactgctaaaaaaaaaaaaaacaatgtttaAGCTGATCAGTATTGGTTGCTCCTTCAATTTTTCCTTTGAATGGTTTATGGGCACAGCATTAACACAACATTGGAAAGAAGAACAGTTGAAGACTTAACAGCTCATTTGGGGCAAATACATGTAGCAGTTATGAACTTATGTTGACAATTTTCGTTTTACTGTTTCAGTCGGATGCACAGTACAGTTTACCTACACTCCAAAATATCCTGATGAAGCTCCCTTGATGGAAATAGTTCTAACAGAAAGTCTGGAGGATGAGCAGGTGGAAATGATACAGGAATTCTTAAAagaacaggtatgttttgataGGTGGTAATAGgttttggtgtgtttgtttgagtttatatttgtgtgagttacttttttttcaagggggggggagggggggggggggtcactttGTTTACAATAAGGTAAAGAATTTTTGCTCAATACATAGGGGACAAAAATATGCTTGTATCTGAAATCTAAAGTCGTTTGAATAGCCATCCTCTTTATCAACAAggacacgcaaacacacacacacacacacgtgaaagAAAGGACAAGCAAAAAAGAGAGCGCAAGACATTTGGCAAGTAAAACACCACAAACGTTTGCAGGCAGAAGAGAACCTGGGGATGGTGATGGTGTTCACAATCATCTCAGCGCTGCAGGAAAGACTGACAGTGCTGGTGGAGGACATGAAGAAACACGCAGAGGAAACCAGGTATC
The sequence above is a segment of the Littorina saxatilis isolate snail1 linkage group LG3, US_GU_Lsax_2.0, whole genome shotgun sequence genome. Coding sequences within it:
- the LOC138962071 gene encoding RWD domain-containing protein 1-like; translated protein: MTDYAEEQRNEIEALESIYPDEIEILQDSPHYVFTMKVASQDSEDPIDPEHADETPEKVGCTVQFTYTPKYPDEAPLMEIVLTESLEDEQVEMIQEFLKEQAEENLGMVMVFTIISALQERLTVLVEDMKKHAEETRYQKLKKEEEAAQKKFEGTRVTIETFLAWKNKFDAERNEKKLREKEQDRLSKKPSGKELFMRDATLNDSDITFLQEEGDSVEVDESLFEDMEDLDLDDADDDEDDPDYVP